Proteins encoded together in one Ipomoea triloba cultivar NCNSP0323 chromosome 4, ASM357664v1 window:
- the LOC116016263 gene encoding clustered mitochondria protein-like, translated as MAGKSNKGKNRKGQNATHATEHKVPSDAPDCVSSEANGNAELSESADMKTEMKESSNGAPEDQPKQGGIHLYPVTVKTQGGEKLELQLSPGDSVMDVKQFLLDAPETCFFTCYDLLLHTKDGSNYHLEDYNEISEVADITSGNCSLEMIPALYDDRSIRAHVHRTRELLSLSSLHSSLSTSLALQHESGQPTAAKSGEPNQPIKADIPELDNMGFVDNISSSLSNLLSTISKELKCVESIVFSSFNPPPSYRRLAGDLIYLDVVTLEGNKYSITGTTKNFYANSSTANVLDPRPSKTGSEATTLIGLLQKISSKFKKAFREILEQKASAHPFENVQSLLSPNSWLGSYPIPDHKRDAARAENALTLSFGSELIGMQRDWNEELQSCREFPHGTPQERILRDRALYKVTSDFVDAATSGAIGVISRCIPPINPTDPECFHMYVHNNIFFSFAVDADLEQLSKRKTSDSLSEVEITNPIQLSSEKIPNNLPHGASEISNGEKPTASSAEHVNGMLDSAVGGAAENQLAESEQATYASANNDLKGTKAYQEADVPGLYNLAMAIIDYRGHRVVAQSVLPGILQGDKSDSLLYGSVDNGKKICWNEDFHSKVVEAAKRLHLKLHAVYDGSGNIFELAAPVECKGIVGSDDRHYILDLMRVTPRDANYSGQGSRFCILRPELITAFCQVEATDRSKSKSKAEGEVQETSDSSDANNTDEIPRTEDNAPSQVDKEEKLSESNDAKECCSQSGSKDDIPEEILFNPNAFTDFKLAGNKEDIAADEELVKKVSLYLKDVVLPKFVHDLCTLEVSPMDGQTLTEALHAHGINLRYLGKVAEGTRHFPHLWDLCSNEVVVRSAKHIFKDVMRDSEDHDLASAISHFFNCFFGNIQTTSNKVGTNSVHSRNQKKDHHSSGKFSKGQAKKKSAASAGKKQSSYMNVTSDSLWSDIKEFSKQKYQFELPDDARLRVKKIPVLRNLCLKVGVTVATRKYDLDAVTPFQATDILNLQPVVKHSIPISSEAKDLVETGKAQLAEGLLNEAYLLFSEAFTILQQVTGPMHREVANCCRYLAMVLYHAGDMAGAIVQQHKELIINERCLGLDHPDTAHSYGNMALFYHGLSQTELALRHMSRALLLLGLSSGPDHPDVAATFINVAMMYQDIGKMDTALRYLQEALKKNERLLGEDHIQTAVCYHALAIAFNCISGYKVSRQHEQKTYDILVKQLGEDDPRTKDSLNWLNTFKMRELQLNAQKQRGQALNETSAHKAYDILKANPSILQAFQAATGGAGLAGVNQSLNAAMLGEALPRGRGVDERAARAAAEVRKKAAAKGLLLRPNAGAVQGLAPLSQILNVINPGITPDAVNRVETDGANKEANEHSTTTNTPADAQGDDNSKPEQPDEAPVGLGSGLASLNAKKQKSKPKVTS; from the exons ATGGCTGGAAAGTCTAACAAAGGGAAGAATCGGAAAGGGCAAAATGCCACCCATGCTACTGAGCATAAAGTGCCATCTGATGCTCCTGATTGTGTAAGTTCAGAAGCTAATGGAAATGCAGAATTGAGTGAATCAGCTGATATGAAGACTGAAATGAAAGAGTCTTCGAATGGGGCTCCAGAGGACCAGCCTAAGCAAG GTGGTATCCATCTATATCCAGTTACTGTTAAAACTCAAGGGGGTGAAAAGCTAGAGCTTCAA CTGAGTCCTGGGGATTCTGTTATGGATGTGAAGCAGTTTCTTCTTGATGCTCCAGAGACATGTTTCTTTACTTGTTATGACCTGTTATTGCACACAAAGGATGGATCAAATTATCATCTAGAGgattataatgaaatttctgagGTAGCTGATATCACCTCTGGAAACTGCTCCCTAGAGATGATTCCTG CATTATATGATGATCGATCTATTAGGGCTCATGTTCACCGTACTCGAGAATTGTTATCTCTTTCCAGTTTGCATTCCTCACTCTCAACATCACTTGCACTACAGCATGAATCAGGGCAACCAACAGCTGCCAAATCTGGAG AGCCAAATCAGCCAATCAAAGCTGATATACCAGAACTCGATAATATGGGTTTTGTGGACAATATTTCCAGTTCGCTCTCCAATTTGTTATCAACAATTTCTAAGGAGTTGAAATGTGTGGAGAGTATTGTGTTCTCTTCATTTAATCCTCCTCCCAGCTACAGAag GCTTGCTGGAGACTTGATTTATTTGGATGTAGTAACACTTGAAGGAAACAAATATTCTATTACGGGAACAACTAAAAACTTCTATGCTAATTCAAGCACTGCAAATGTTCTTGATCCAAGACCAAGTAAAACTGGCTCCGAAGCAACAACTCTAATTGGACTTTTGCAAAAGATTAGCTCAAAGTTTAAGAAAG CCTTTCGAGAAATATTGGAGCAGAAGGCCTCTGCACATCCTTTTGAAAATGTTCAATCTCTACTGTCCCCAAATTCATGGCTTGGCTCCTATCCCATTCCTG ATCACAAACGTGATGCAGCTAGGGCAGAAAATGCTTTGACACTTTCTTTTGGAAGTGAGCTGATTGGGATGCAAAGAGATTGGAATGAAGAGTTGCAATCCTGTCGGGAATTTCCGCATGGGACACCACAGGAAAG GATCTTGCGAGATAGGGCCCTTTACAAAGTCACTTCTGACTTTGTAGATGCTGCAACTAGTGGTGCTATTGGAGTCATCAGCAGATGTATACCACCAATCAACCCAACCGATCCAGAGTGCTTTCATAT gtatgtcCACAATAACATATTCTTCAGCTTTGCTGTTGATGCGGACCTTGAACAATTGTCCAAGAGGAAGACCTCTGACTCTCTTTCAGAAGTTGAGATCACAAACCCAATTCAATTATCATCTGAGAAGATCCCCAACAATTTACCACATGGAGCTTCTGAAATTTCAAATGGGGAGAAACCCACTGCTTCTAGTGCTGAACATGTAAATGGCATGTTGGATTCAGCCGTTGGAGGAGCTGCTGAGAATCAGTTGGCTGAAAGTGAGCAAGCCACATATGCAAGTGCAAACAATGACTTGAAAGGCACAAAGGCATATCAAGAAGCTGATGTCCCTGGGCTATACAATCTTGCAATGGCCATAATTGATTACAGAGGTCACAGGGTCGTTGCACAG AGTGTTTTACCTGGCATCCTTCAAGGTGATAAATCAGACTCCCTTCTGTATGGTTCTGTTGATAATGGGAAGAAAATATGCTGGAATGAAGATTTTCACTCCAAG GTAGTTGAAGCTGCAAAGCGTCTCCACTTGAAGTTACATGCTGTCTATGATGGATCTGGAAATATTTTTGAGTTGGCTGCACCAGTGGAGTGCAAGGGTATTGTTGGCAGCGATGACAG GCATTATATATTGGACCTGATGAGAGTCACACCTCGTGATGCCAATTATAGCGGTCAAGGTTCCAGATTTTGTATTTTGAGACCTGAGTTGATAACTGCATTTTGCCAA GTTGAAGCTACAGATAGGTCAAAATCAAAGTCCAAGGCTGAGGGAGAGGTTCAAGAGACTAGTGATTCTTCAGATGCAAATAATACTGATGAAATTCCTAGAACTGAGGATAATGCCCCGAGCCAGGTTGACAAAGAG GAAAAATTAAGTGAAAGCAACGATGCTAAAGAATGCTGTTCTCAGTCAGGGAGCAAAGATGATATCCCTGAGGAGATACTTTTTAATCCTAATGCTTTCACTGACTTCAAGTTGGCTGGGAATAAAGAG gacatagctgctgatgaagaACTTGTGAAGAAAGTTAGTTTGTATCTTAAAGATGTTGTGCTTCCAAAGTTTGTACATGACCTCTGCACGCTTGAAGTCTCACCCATGGATGGGCAGACTTTAACTGAAGCACTTCATGCCCATGGGATTAATTTACGTTAtcttggaaaa GTTGCTGAGGGAACTAGGCATTTCCCTCATTTATGGGATCTTTGTTCTAATGAAGTTGTCGTTAGGTCCGCTAAACACATTTTCAAG GATGTCATGAGAGATTCAGAAGACCATGACCTCGCAAGTGCCATCTCACATTTTTTTAACTGTTTCTTTGGAAACATCCAAACTACATCAAACAAAGTTGGCACAAATTCTGTGCATTCTAGAAATCAAAAGAAG GATCATCATTCTTCAGGGAAGTTTTCCAAGGGACAGGCAAAGAAGAAAAGTGCGGCGTCTGCAGGAAAGAAGCAATCTTCATATATGAATGTCACGTCTGATAGTTTGTGGTCTGACATCAAagaattttcaaaacaaaaatatcag tttgaaTTGCCTGACGATGCAAGATTACGGGTAAAGAAAATTCCAGTTTTACGCAATCTTTGCCTGAAG GTTGGAGTAACCGTTGCAACTCGAAAATATGATCTTGATGCTGTCACACCTTTTCAAGCAACTGATATTTTGAATCTTCAACCGGTGGTGAAGCATTCTATCCCTATCAGTTCGGAAGCAAAGGATCTGGTGGAAACAGGAAAAGCTCAATTAGCTGAG GGTTTGCTTAATGAGGCCTATTTATTGTTTTCTGAAGCATTCACAATACTTCAGCAG GTTACTGGTCCAATGCATAGGGAAGTTGCCAACTGTTGTCG ATATCTAGCTATGGTTCTGTACCACGCTGGTGATATGGCAGGTGCAATAGTGCAACAGCACAAGGAACTTATCATTAATGAACGCTGCCTTGGACTGGATCACCCGGACACTGCTCACAG CTATGGAAATATGGCTCTTTTCTACCATGGGCTCAGCCAAACGGAACTTGCGTTGCGGCACATGTCAAGGGCTTTACTTCTGCTCGGGTTGTCTTCTGGTCCCGATCATCCTGATGTTGCTGCAACTTTTATAAATGTTGCGATGATGTACCAAGATATTGGAAAGATGGATACTGCTCTTCGATACCTGCAAGAAGCCTTGAAAAAGAATGAGAGACTCCTAGGAGAAGATCATATTCAAACTGCTGTCTGCTATCACGCACTGGCAATCGCCTTTAATTGTATAAGTGGTTATAAGGTGTCCCGCCAG CATGAGCAGAAGACATATGATATTTTAGTGAAACAACTTGGAGAGGACGATCCAAGGACAAAGGATTCTCTGAATTGGTTGAACACATTTAAGATGCGTGAGTTACAG TTGAATGCTCAAAAGCAGAGGGGTCAAGCTTTAAATGAGACTTCAGCTCACAAGGCTTATGACATTTTGAAG GCCAATCCTAGTATATTACAAGCTTTTCAAGCTGCCACTGGTGGTGCTGGGTTAGCTGGTGTGAATCAATCTCTAAATGCTGCCATGCTCGGTGAAGCCTTGCCCCGAGGAAGAGGAGTCGATGAAAGAGCTGCCCGTGCAGCTGCAGAAGTTCGGAAGAAAGCTGCTGCAAAGGGTCTTCTACTACGTCCTAATGCTGGTGCCGTGCAGGGTTTGGCCCCACTTTCTCAGATACTAAACGTAATAAACCCCGGGATCACACCTGATGCTGTAAATAGGGTTGAAACTGATGGAGCAAATAAAGAAGCAAACGAGCACTCCACAACCACAAATACACCTGCCGATGCCCAAGGGGATGACAACTCCAAACCCGAGCAACCAGATGAGGCACCAGTCGGATTAGGCAGCGGTTTGGCATCACTCAATGCCAAGAAGCAGAAGTCTAAACCCAAGGTCACATCCTGA
- the LOC116014699 gene encoding uncharacterized protein LOC116014699 — MDENDEFLEGEIGFEAVEYEGDDDVRDEDERGDCGGVFVAHDGLEVICIDYPGRKKPNLPYPIFLIIPLFQFISYLIAAMDKEQDEIQFLGFFSIFKESFSLVSTWKRIFSQITAAMIVPLSFIYLAHIEISDILFTDILRDEYILDRIQRGTKTYEKISDVLSSEWTAFWLFKIAYFIFFLILALLSTAAVVYTIASIYTAKEIAFRRVMSVVPKVWKRLMVTFLWSFAILFAYNVLTFSILILWVMMVGPRGVGLFVAGAIMVGYMIGFVYITVIYHLATVVSVLEDVHGLSALIKSRSLIRGKMGISAVIFLLLNLVFFGVQTGFEYFVVLGYGGGVAGRVWYGILCVVLLAILILFGLTTQTIIYFICKSYHHENIDKSSLSDHLEDYLGEYVPLKSKDVQLESFHV; from the exons ATGGACGAAAATGATGAGTTTTTGGAGGGAGAAATAGGCTTTGAAGCGGTTGAATATGAGGGAGACGATGATGTGAGGGATGAAGATGAAAGAGGCGACTGTGGGGGCGTATTTGTTGCCCACGATGGGCTTGAAGTTATTTG CATAGATTATCCAGGCAGAAAAAAGCCTAATCTTCCATATCCAATATTCTTGATCATTCCTCTGTTTCAATTCATCTCGTATCTGATTGCAGCAATGGACAAGGAACAAGACGAGATTCAGTTTCTCGGCTTCTTCAGCATATTCAAAGAATCATTCAGCCTGGTTTCCACATGGAAGAGGATCTTCTCCCAGATTACAGCCGCCATGATCGTCCCTCTCTCCTTCATCTACCTGGCGCACATCGAGATCTCCGACATCCTCTTCACCGACATCCTCCGCGACGAGTACATCCTCGACAGGATCCAGCGGGGCACGAAGACGTACGAGAAGATCTCCGACGTTCTCTCCTCGGAATGGACCGCCTTCTGGCTCTTCAAGATCGCctacttcatcttcttcctcatcctCGCCCTCCTCTCCACCGCCGCCGTCGTGTACACCATCGCCAGCATCTACACCGCCAAGGAGATCGCCTTCCGGCGCGTCATGTCGGTGGTCCCCAAGGTGTGGAAGCGCCTCATGGTGACTTTCCTCTGGAGTTTCGCGATTCTCTTCGCCTATAACGTTCTCACTTTCTCTATCCTCATTTTATGGGTGATGATGGTGGGGCCCAGGGGGGTGGGGTTGTTCGTGGCGGGGGCGATAATGGTGGGGTACATGATAGGCTTCGTGTACATAACCGTAATTTACCACCTCGCCACCGTGGTGTCCGTGCTGGAAGACGTGCACGGGCTGAGCGCGTTGATCAAGAGCCGGAGTTTAATCAGGGGCAAAATGGGGATTTCCGCGGTCATCTTCTTGCTTCTCAACCTGGTTTTTTTTGGGGTTCAGACCGGGTTCGAGTACTTCGTGGTGCTCGGCTATGGCGGCGGGGTTGCAGGGAGGGTATGGTATGGGATTCTGTGCGTCGTTTTGCTGGCGATTCTCATACTCTTTGGACTCACCACCCAAACCATCATTTACTTCATCTGCAAGTCATATCACCATGAGAATATTGACAAGTCTTCGTTGTCGGATCATCTAGAAGATTACCTCGGAGAATATGTTCCCTTGAAGTCTAAGGATGTACAGCTCGAGTCATTCCACGTTTAA
- the LOC116017291 gene encoding histone H3.2, with protein sequence MARTKQTARKSTGGKAPRKQLATKAARKSAPATGGVKKPHRFRPGTVALREIRKYQKSTELLIRKLPFQRLVREIAQDFKTDLRFQSSAVAALQEAAEAYLVGLFEDTNLCAIHAKRVTIMPKDIQLARRIRGERA encoded by the coding sequence ATGGCACGTACCAAGCAGACAGCTCGCAAGTCCACCGGAGGAAAGGCTCCCCGGAAGCAGCTGGCCACCAAGGCCGCTAGGAAGTCCGCTCCGGCGACCGGAGGAGTGAAGAAGCCTCACCGTTTCCGTCCAGGAACTGTGGCTCTGAGGGAGATCCGGAAGTACCAGAAATCCACAGAGCTTTTGATCCGAAAGCTGCCGTTCCAGAGGCTGGTTAGGGAGATCGCGCAGGATTTCAAGACCGATCTTAGGTTTCAGAGCAGCGCCGTCGCCGCACTCCAGGAAGCGGCGGAGGCCTACCTCGTTGGACTCTTCGAGGACACCAACCTTTGCGCTATCCACGCCAAGAGAGTCACCATTATGCCTAAGGATATTCAGCTGGCTAGGAGGATTCGTGGCGAGAGGGCTTAA